Proteins from a genomic interval of Diaphorobacter sp. HDW4A:
- a CDS encoding tripartite tricarboxylate transporter substrate binding protein, which produces MQAHHRRRFIQTALAMAALPLTMSATHAQSGFPSKPITLVVPYAAGGLTDQLARELGAYMTTTLKQPVIVENRPGGAAQIAMNFLKGLPADGHTVFIGDVPSLATNVGLFPKLSYDPRKDLQAVTELVEAPALVVVPNKSPFKTFDDLVKAAKAKPNSLSYASQGVGTGGHLFGTLLSDHIKAPMTHAAYRGSMPGLADVISAQVDFMYDAMPTAGPLATSQKVRALAVGADKRSPLLPDVPTLKELGYGSIVPTFWWGAAVKRGTPEPVVAKLHEVITAAMHDAGIAKKFTSQGILVKTNSPAEFGQYLNSEVTYWTKIMRDAGMQAE; this is translated from the coding sequence ATGCAAGCACACCACCGCCGCAGGTTCATTCAAACCGCTCTCGCCATGGCCGCCCTGCCGCTGACGATGTCGGCAACCCACGCCCAGTCCGGGTTTCCGAGCAAGCCGATCACGCTGGTCGTACCTTATGCGGCCGGCGGCCTGACCGACCAGCTCGCACGTGAACTTGGTGCCTACATGACTACCACGCTCAAGCAGCCGGTGATCGTGGAAAACCGCCCCGGCGGCGCAGCGCAGATCGCGATGAACTTTCTCAAGGGCCTGCCCGCCGATGGGCACACGGTGTTCATCGGCGACGTGCCATCACTCGCGACCAATGTCGGACTGTTCCCCAAGCTCTCCTACGATCCACGCAAGGATCTGCAGGCCGTGACCGAACTCGTGGAGGCTCCGGCGCTGGTGGTGGTGCCCAACAAGAGCCCGTTCAAGACCTTCGACGATCTGGTGAAGGCAGCCAAGGCCAAGCCGAATTCGCTGAGCTACGCGTCGCAGGGCGTGGGCACGGGCGGTCATCTGTTCGGCACACTGCTGTCAGACCACATCAAGGCACCGATGACGCATGCCGCTTATCGCGGCTCCATGCCAGGGCTCGCCGATGTGATCAGCGCGCAGGTGGATTTCATGTACGACGCCATGCCCACCGCCGGACCGCTCGCAACCAGCCAGAAGGTGCGTGCGCTGGCCGTCGGTGCGGACAAGCGCTCACCGCTGCTGCCCGACGTGCCGACGCTCAAGGAACTGGGCTATGGCTCCATCGTGCCGACCTTCTGGTGGGGCGCCGCAGTCAAGCGCGGCACGCCCGAGCCCGTTGTGGCCAAACTGCATGAGGTGATCACCGCAGCCATGCACGATGCCGGCATCGCGAAGAAATTCACATCGCAAGGCATCCTCGTAAAGACCAATTCGCCCGCAGAATTCGGGCAGTACCTGAACAGCGAAGTGACCTACTGGACCAAGATCATGCGCGACGCCGGCATGCAGGCCGAGTGA
- a CDS encoding MarR family winged helix-turn-helix transcriptional regulator — translation MSRLPRFIHLLNSAQRRLQLRVASEQANAAADASSAPSPAQAGVLFSLAKQDGTTMGALSQALDLVPSAVSGLVQRMEALGWVQRKSCELDARTQRVWLLPTGREQLPALHSALKRINADLSRGFTTEELEVVSRWLSHVQSLPISTSPQPRKA, via the coding sequence ATGTCCAGACTCCCACGTTTCATACACCTGCTGAACAGCGCCCAACGTCGCCTGCAGTTACGCGTAGCTTCCGAGCAGGCTAACGCTGCAGCTGACGCCAGCAGCGCCCCCTCACCCGCTCAGGCCGGAGTGCTGTTCAGTCTTGCCAAGCAGGATGGCACCACCATGGGTGCCCTGTCGCAAGCGCTGGATCTCGTGCCATCCGCCGTATCGGGACTGGTCCAGCGCATGGAGGCGCTGGGCTGGGTGCAGCGCAAGTCCTGCGAACTCGATGCACGCACGCAGCGCGTGTGGCTGTTGCCCACAGGTCGCGAGCAATTGCCCGCCCTGCACTCCGCACTCAAGCGCATCAACGCCGATCTGTCGCGCGGTTTCACCACCGAAGAGTTGGAGGTTGTCAGCCGCTGGCTGTCGCACGTTCAAAGCCTGCCGATTTCCACATCACCCCAACCGCGCAAGGCTTGA
- a CDS encoding MarR family winged helix-turn-helix transcriptional regulator gives MFTMGQLNRQWRRVVDRRLRPLGLTEATWLPLLHLERATGPMRQKDLAASLGLDSSSVVRLLDGLEEGGLIARAGHVDRRAKTIDITPKGQETLRHVKELLTLDRLKLFSGVSPAQLTAAFEVMQSIGAQLQSLELVEGSQP, from the coding sequence ATGTTCACGATGGGACAACTCAACCGGCAATGGCGTCGGGTAGTCGATCGCCGCCTGCGGCCTCTGGGACTGACGGAGGCGACCTGGTTGCCGCTGCTGCATCTGGAGCGGGCCACCGGGCCGATGCGGCAGAAGGATCTCGCCGCGTCGCTGGGGCTGGACAGTTCTTCCGTCGTGCGGCTGCTGGATGGTCTCGAGGAAGGCGGGTTGATCGCCCGCGCCGGGCATGTGGATCGCCGCGCCAAGACCATCGACATTACGCCCAAGGGGCAGGAGACCTTGCGGCATGTAAAGGAGTTGCTCACGCTGGACCGCCTCAAGCTGTTTTCGGGCGTGAGCCCCGCTCAGTTGACGGCTGCATTCGAGGTCATGCAAAGCATTGGCGCGCAGCTACAGTCGCTCGAACTGGTTGAGGGATCGCAGCCATGA
- a CDS encoding alpha/beta fold hydrolase gives MNATTASAQASPQAVQLTCQDGQVLSGQFLAASNHTCAQLPVLIAPATGVKQHFYLRFARWLAEQGHAVLLFDYRGVGLSLQGPLAQCKASLSEWGQQDQAAAVNWLLQHTGAEQLILVGNSAGAQMLGLLPNHASIARVVGVSSSSGWFGGMPRGFSIKARFGLRCVVPLGVRLLGYAPTSFLGLGENLPAKVGLQWGEWCAAGGYATNAVRQHPEQDFHAQVRMPITILYASDDSIATTATVQDLLRTFPKAPSQSIQIRPQDHGLKDLGHLNWFRQSHQAMWPLMYRAINGHQMQPED, from the coding sequence ATGAACGCCACCACCGCATCCGCCCAAGCGTCGCCGCAAGCCGTCCAGCTCACCTGCCAAGACGGCCAGGTGCTATCAGGTCAGTTCCTCGCGGCATCCAACCACACGTGCGCGCAGTTGCCCGTGCTGATCGCTCCGGCTACCGGCGTCAAACAACATTTCTATCTACGGTTCGCGCGTTGGCTAGCGGAACAAGGGCATGCGGTATTGCTGTTCGACTACCGCGGCGTCGGGCTGTCACTGCAGGGCCCACTTGCCCAATGCAAGGCAAGCCTGAGCGAATGGGGTCAACAGGATCAGGCGGCGGCGGTGAACTGGCTGCTCCAACACACCGGTGCCGAGCAGCTCATTCTCGTGGGTAACAGCGCCGGAGCCCAGATGCTGGGCCTGCTCCCCAACCACGCCAGCATCGCGCGCGTGGTGGGAGTTTCATCTTCCAGCGGGTGGTTCGGCGGCATGCCACGGGGCTTTTCGATCAAAGCGCGCTTTGGCCTGCGCTGCGTCGTTCCATTGGGTGTGCGGCTGCTGGGATACGCGCCCACCTCTTTTCTGGGCCTGGGCGAAAACCTGCCCGCCAAGGTTGGACTGCAATGGGGCGAATGGTGTGCTGCTGGAGGTTATGCCACCAATGCGGTAAGGCAGCATCCCGAGCAGGATTTCCACGCGCAGGTGCGAATGCCCATAACGATTCTCTACGCGAGCGACGACAGCATCGCGACGACCGCCACCGTGCAGGATCTCCTGCGCACTTTTCCCAAGGCGCCAAGCCAATCGATTCAGATTCGCCCGCAAGACCATGGGCTCAAGGACCTCGGCCACCTGAACTGGTTCCGGCAGTCCCATCAGGCAATGTGGCCGTTGATGTACCGGGCAATCAACGGGCACCAGATGCAGCCAGAAGACTAA
- a CDS encoding VOC family protein, protein MNSSQHVSVSFSHFGFHVSDLEGVARFYKDVLQFTETDRGDLGAVQLIFLSRDPDTHHQIALVSGRPAQGLPFNPINQISFQVPDLANLRLVHERALAAGATDMQATTHGNAVSLYFRDPEGNRLEVFMDTPWYCIQPLREPIDFACSDEAVMQQAEHIARHSARFMPRSEWRAQMQERMARDQGIPAASVGA, encoded by the coding sequence ATGAATTCCTCGCAGCATGTCAGTGTCAGCTTCAGCCACTTTGGCTTTCATGTCAGTGATCTGGAAGGCGTGGCTCGCTTCTACAAGGATGTGCTGCAGTTCACGGAAACCGACAGGGGTGATCTGGGTGCCGTGCAGCTCATCTTTCTGAGCCGCGATCCAGACACGCACCACCAGATCGCGCTGGTTTCGGGCCGCCCGGCACAGGGCCTGCCATTCAACCCGATCAATCAAATTTCCTTCCAGGTGCCAGACCTCGCCAATCTCCGGCTGGTGCACGAAAGAGCACTCGCAGCGGGCGCAACCGACATGCAGGCCACGACGCACGGCAATGCGGTGTCGCTGTACTTTCGCGACCCGGAAGGCAATCGACTGGAAGTCTTCATGGACACGCCTTGGTACTGCATCCAGCCGCTGCGTGAGCCCATCGATTTCGCCTGCTCGGACGAGGCGGTGATGCAGCAAGCCGAACACATTGCGCGCCACTCGGCCCGTTTCATGCCGCGCAGCGAATGGCGCGCGCAAATGCAGGAACGCATGGCACGTGACCAAGGCATTCCAGCTGCATCCGTTGGTGCCTGA
- a CDS encoding LysR substrate-binding domain-containing protein, which yields MSHTNLDIDVLRSFATGIAVGSFAQAADKLGRSTSAVSAQLKKLEMQAGTPLLRKAGRGLELTEAGHAMLAYAHRLLELNDEAVAAVRASELQGIVRLGLPEDFAENILPSVLGRFARAHPRVQIQVSAGKSQELLAQYESGALDLALVWDLGGIRRADPPSGVRVLATLPLHWIVPSGTSGIDLREQIWWPLVANGRSKCKASAAENAWQALPLVMLSEPCPMRNLVTQILNRHGVPWRNAFSSASLAASWAAVASGLGIGVRTSLGLPAHVRMLDVAEARALPALPSMALLQHCKSRQSQVLQLAQLFEQALT from the coding sequence ATGTCGCATACCAATCTCGACATCGACGTGCTGCGCAGTTTCGCCACCGGCATCGCCGTAGGCAGCTTTGCGCAGGCAGCGGACAAGCTGGGCCGCTCCACATCGGCCGTGAGCGCACAACTCAAGAAGCTGGAGATGCAGGCCGGCACCCCGCTGTTGCGCAAGGCGGGCAGGGGGCTTGAATTGACCGAGGCGGGGCACGCGATGCTGGCCTACGCGCACCGGTTGCTGGAGCTCAATGACGAGGCGGTCGCTGCGGTGCGCGCGAGCGAGCTTCAAGGCATCGTGCGTCTTGGGCTGCCGGAAGACTTTGCGGAAAACATTCTTCCTTCGGTTCTGGGGCGCTTTGCGCGTGCGCATCCGCGTGTGCAGATTCAGGTGAGTGCGGGCAAAAGTCAGGAACTGCTCGCGCAATACGAAAGTGGGGCGCTGGATCTGGCGTTGGTGTGGGATCTTGGCGGGATACGCCGGGCCGATCCGCCGTCGGGCGTCCGTGTGCTTGCCACCCTGCCTTTGCACTGGATCGTGCCGTCCGGGACCTCGGGCATCGATCTGCGTGAACAGATCTGGTGGCCGCTGGTTGCGAACGGAAGGAGCAAATGCAAGGCCTCGGCTGCCGAGAACGCCTGGCAGGCCCTGCCGCTGGTGATGCTCAGCGAGCCTTGTCCCATGCGCAATTTGGTTACGCAGATTTTGAATCGCCATGGAGTCCCGTGGCGCAACGCGTTTTCAAGCGCCAGTCTCGCTGCTTCGTGGGCGGCTGTGGCTTCGGGATTGGGGATTGGCGTGCGTACCTCGCTGGGCCTGCCAGCGCATGTGCGCATGCTGGATGTTGCGGAGGCGCGCGCCTTGCCCGCGCTGCCGTCAATGGCGCTGCTGCAGCATTGCAAGAGTCGGCAATCGCAGGTGCTGCAGTTGGCGCAGTTGTTTGAGCAGGCGTTGACGTGA
- a CDS encoding fumarylacetoacetate hydrolase family protein: MKLISFEHNGTAHYGAILGADRIVDLTPAFGSRAADLKSLIAQDLLAEAGVYVEQATEFLPLADVDLLPVIPNPGQIFCIGLNYGEHVRETGKQITECPVIFMRVNESQVAHGKDIVRPPESHRLDYEGEIAIVIGKGGRRISEADSWDHIAGYACYNDGSIRDWQVATSQWGPGKNFWRTGGFGPWMVTSDEITANQNMRLTTRLNGQVMQEATTDMMIHSIPRQIAYISTFIPLQPGDVIVTGTPGGVGNKREPQVFMKPGDVVEIEVDAIGVLRNGIRDELVTA; this comes from the coding sequence ATGAAACTCATCAGCTTCGAACACAACGGCACAGCACACTACGGCGCCATCCTTGGCGCTGACCGGATCGTCGATCTCACACCAGCCTTCGGCAGCCGGGCTGCGGACCTCAAGTCGCTGATTGCACAGGATCTGCTGGCCGAGGCGGGCGTGTATGTCGAGCAAGCCACGGAATTTCTGCCCCTTGCCGACGTCGATCTGCTGCCCGTGATTCCCAACCCCGGGCAGATCTTCTGCATCGGGCTGAACTACGGAGAGCACGTGCGTGAAACCGGCAAGCAGATCACGGAATGCCCGGTGATCTTCATGCGCGTGAACGAATCGCAGGTGGCACACGGCAAGGACATCGTGCGTCCGCCGGAATCGCATCGTCTCGACTACGAGGGCGAGATCGCCATCGTCATCGGCAAGGGCGGTCGCCGCATCAGCGAGGCGGACTCATGGGACCATATCGCAGGCTACGCCTGCTACAACGACGGCAGCATCCGCGATTGGCAGGTAGCCACTTCGCAATGGGGCCCGGGCAAGAACTTCTGGCGCACCGGCGGCTTCGGCCCATGGATGGTGACATCCGACGAGATCACGGCCAACCAGAACATGCGCCTGACCACACGCCTCAATGGTCAAGTCATGCAGGAAGCCACGACCGACATGATGATCCACAGCATTCCGCGCCAGATCGCCTACATCTCCACCTTCATCCCGTTGCAGCCCGGTGATGTGATCGTCACCGGCACGCCTGGAGGCGTCGGCAACAAGCGCGAGCCACAGGTCTTCATGAAGCCGGGCGATGTGGTCGAGATCGAAGTCGATGCCATCGGCGTACTGCGCAATGGCATTCGCGATGAACTTGTGACGGCCTGA
- a CDS encoding Ldh family oxidoreductase has protein sequence MHPSPVSAPESVLIPFDELRSLLQQIFERHGTSTNVAAILADNCATAQRDGALSHGIFRIPGYVSTLKSGWVDGKATPIVDDKAPGFIAVDAANGFAQPALMAARNLLIAKARSNGIALLAIRRSHHFAALWPDVEPLARDEGLVAITVVNSMACVVPSGGRSALFGTNPIAFAAPRAGSEPLVFDLATSAIAHGDIQIAARAGHSVPQGYGVDKHGQHTTEPQEILDGGALLPFGGEHGAHKGSALSMMVEVLAAALTGGNFSFEFDMRTHPGAQTPYTGQLIIAIDPSLTSGQNFADRCETLIAAMSDAGQSRLPGTRRYEQRKLSMEHGVPVDVARWRELLQLAEGQ, from the coding sequence ATGCATCCATCGCCCGTCTCCGCACCTGAATCTGTCCTTATCCCCTTCGATGAGCTGCGATCCCTATTGCAGCAGATCTTCGAGCGCCACGGCACCAGCACCAACGTTGCGGCAATCCTTGCCGACAACTGCGCCACAGCTCAACGTGACGGGGCCCTGAGTCACGGCATTTTCCGCATTCCAGGGTATGTCTCCACACTCAAGAGCGGCTGGGTCGATGGCAAGGCAACGCCCATCGTTGACGACAAAGCGCCCGGTTTCATCGCTGTTGATGCGGCAAATGGTTTTGCTCAACCGGCGCTGATGGCTGCTCGCAATCTGTTGATTGCCAAGGCGCGCAGCAATGGCATTGCGCTGCTGGCGATTCGGCGCTCGCACCACTTTGCAGCCTTGTGGCCGGATGTGGAGCCGCTGGCGCGTGATGAAGGGCTGGTGGCCATCACGGTAGTCAACAGCATGGCTTGTGTGGTGCCGAGTGGCGGGCGATCGGCACTGTTCGGCACCAATCCGATTGCGTTTGCCGCGCCGCGTGCGGGTAGCGAGCCGCTGGTGTTTGATCTGGCGACAAGTGCGATTGCGCATGGCGATATCCAGATTGCTGCGCGTGCCGGGCATTCTGTGCCACAAGGCTACGGCGTGGACAAGCATGGGCAGCACACGACCGAGCCGCAGGAGATTCTGGATGGCGGCGCGCTGCTCCCATTTGGTGGCGAGCATGGTGCGCACAAGGGCTCGGCGCTGTCAATGATGGTAGAGGTGTTGGCGGCGGCGCTCACGGGTGGGAATTTTTCTTTCGAGTTCGACATGCGCACGCACCCCGGCGCGCAGACACCGTATACCGGACAGCTCATCATCGCCATCGACCCCAGCCTCACATCCGGACAGAACTTTGCGGATCGCTGCGAAACGCTGATCGCCGCCATGAGCGATGCGGGCCAATCACGTCTGCCCGGAACACGCCGTTACGAACAGCGCAAGCTTTCGATGGAACATGGCGTACCCGTCGATGTCGCGCGCTGGCGCGAACTGCTGCAACTTGCCGAAGGCCAGTAG
- a CDS encoding phospholipase D family protein, which translates to MPTNAIHTATHSTHPFHLTSKGVRLSLGVACLLSLFGCGLPPLEGRSVSHALSAEESAQTRLGRAVEPELQAHPGTTGIHPLEDPHDAFSARTLLARAAERTLDVQYYIWHNDITGTMLLGELLTAAERGVRVRMLIDDVGTSGLDTELAAMAAHKNIEVRLFNPMTIRKPKMLSYVISPKRANRRMHNKSFTVDNQATIIGGRNVGDEYFGATDGKLFADLDVLAIGPVAKDVSAQFDAYWKSASAYQAQDLLPAPKPGDLEQLKSIAAELMQSPRASEFAQSIKQSPFVAKLMDRTLPLQWVQVKMVTDDPAKGLGKAPREHLLLPQLEKALGKIDTSVDLVSAYFVPGQGGVDAFGKLASEGVKVRVLTNAIEATDVPAVHAGYAKRRKDLLECGVTLYEMRSLVPTYAGQHEKRFFQRFGSSGASLHAKTFAVDGKRLFVGSFNFDPRSAHLNTELGFLIDSPELAQQLVHVFDKEVPRVSYRVERNKDGDLQWVSGMGTNTTVYTKEPHTTWWSRGMVRFLGWLPIEWLL; encoded by the coding sequence ATGCCAACGAACGCTATCCACACAGCAACGCACAGCACCCACCCTTTTCATCTGACGAGCAAGGGCGTTCGCCTTTCGCTTGGCGTGGCGTGCCTGCTGTCGCTGTTCGGCTGCGGCCTGCCGCCGCTCGAAGGCCGTAGCGTCTCGCACGCGTTGTCCGCCGAAGAGTCGGCGCAGACCCGGCTCGGGAGAGCGGTGGAGCCCGAGTTGCAGGCGCATCCAGGCACCACGGGAATTCACCCGCTGGAAGATCCGCACGATGCATTTTCTGCACGCACCCTGCTGGCCCGCGCCGCTGAGCGCACGCTGGATGTGCAGTACTACATCTGGCACAACGACATCACCGGCACCATGCTGCTGGGCGAATTGCTCACGGCAGCTGAACGCGGCGTGCGGGTGCGCATGTTGATCGACGATGTCGGCACCTCGGGCCTCGATACTGAACTGGCCGCGATGGCCGCGCACAAGAACATCGAGGTACGCCTGTTCAACCCGATGACGATTCGCAAGCCCAAGATGCTCAGCTACGTCATCTCGCCCAAGCGCGCCAATCGGCGCATGCACAACAAGTCGTTCACGGTGGACAACCAGGCCACCATCATCGGCGGACGCAATGTGGGCGATGAATACTTTGGTGCCACCGATGGCAAGCTGTTCGCCGATCTCGACGTGCTCGCCATCGGTCCCGTGGCCAAGGATGTGTCAGCCCAGTTCGATGCCTATTGGAAGAGCGCCAGCGCCTACCAAGCACAAGATCTGCTGCCCGCCCCCAAGCCCGGTGATCTGGAGCAACTCAAGAGCATCGCAGCTGAACTGATGCAATCTCCGCGCGCATCGGAGTTTGCGCAGAGCATCAAGCAAAGCCCTTTCGTCGCCAAGCTCATGGACCGCACCTTGCCGTTGCAGTGGGTGCAGGTGAAGATGGTGACCGACGACCCCGCCAAGGGTCTCGGCAAAGCACCGCGTGAGCATCTGTTGCTCCCGCAACTGGAAAAGGCGCTGGGAAAGATCGACACGAGCGTCGATCTTGTGTCGGCGTACTTCGTTCCCGGTCAGGGTGGTGTGGACGCCTTCGGCAAGCTCGCTAGCGAAGGCGTGAAGGTACGCGTTCTCACCAACGCCATCGAAGCCACCGATGTTCCCGCCGTGCATGCGGGCTACGCCAAACGCCGCAAAGACTTGCTTGAATGCGGCGTCACGCTATATGAAATGCGCAGCCTCGTCCCGACCTATGCGGGACAGCATGAGAAGCGCTTCTTCCAGCGCTTCGGTAGCTCGGGCGCGAGCCTGCATGCCAAAACCTTCGCCGTCGACGGCAAGCGCCTGTTCGTCGGCTCGTTCAACTTCGATCCACGCTCGGCGCATCTCAACACCGAACTGGGCTTTCTCATCGACAGCCCGGAACTGGCGCAACAACTCGTCCACGTGTTCGACAAGGAGGTGCCCCGGGTTTCGTACCGCGTCGAACGGAACAAAGACGGCGATTTGCAGTGGGTGAGCGGTATGGGCACGAACACCACTGTCTACACCAAAGAGCCACACACCACCTGGTGGAGCCGGGGGATGGTGCGATTTCTGGGATGGCTGCCGATAGAGTGGTTGTTGTAG
- a CDS encoding MFS transporter, translated as MPSSTSPCRPQQSHSATPRIATRWKVLAAGTLANTAFSVVINGLPLTAILMRTSYSLDNASLALALGLMGLGIALSELPWGMLTDAWGDRPVLLTGLFSTVGVLAVMAFEVVPHDGVTPSFAVLCGAMLIVGLMGGSVNGSSGRAIMSWFAANERGLAMSIRQTAIPLGGALAALSMPWLAATYGFGTLFGTLAAFNALAAILVWAWVRQPDVAATAHQREARADQSMPPSALRSPTVWRISMGIGLLCAPQFAILIFGTVFLHDAAHVSMTGIAIAMATLQIGAMVMRVWSGRWTDQRGNRIEYLRACAGLSAALFAVLAMAVTLGLSGTSLAVWMAVAGICVSAWHGVAYAELATRAGAPRAGTALGLCNTLVFLANFATPQAVAQWLPEPGWSAVWWMCAATALIALPLIAAKK; from the coding sequence ATGCCCAGCTCCACATCGCCATGCCGACCTCAACAAAGCCACAGTGCCACTCCGCGCATCGCCACCCGCTGGAAAGTGCTTGCCGCAGGAACACTCGCCAACACGGCTTTCTCGGTGGTCATCAATGGCCTTCCACTCACCGCGATTCTGATGCGCACCAGCTACTCCCTCGACAATGCCTCGCTCGCGCTGGCGCTGGGCCTGATGGGTCTGGGCATTGCACTCAGCGAACTTCCCTGGGGCATGCTGACCGATGCCTGGGGTGATCGGCCGGTGCTGCTTACGGGCTTGTTCAGCACGGTGGGGGTGCTCGCCGTCATGGCTTTTGAGGTCGTGCCGCACGATGGCGTCACGCCTTCGTTTGCAGTACTTTGCGGTGCCATGTTGATCGTCGGGTTGATGGGCGGAAGCGTGAACGGATCCAGCGGCCGCGCCATCATGAGCTGGTTTGCCGCCAACGAACGCGGTCTGGCGATGAGCATTCGACAGACCGCCATTCCACTGGGCGGGGCGCTCGCGGCATTGTCGATGCCATGGCTTGCAGCGACCTACGGCTTTGGTACCCTGTTTGGAACACTGGCGGCTTTCAATGCGCTCGCTGCGATTCTGGTGTGGGCATGGGTGCGTCAGCCTGACGTTGCAGCAACCGCGCATCAGCGCGAAGCGCGAGCCGATCAGTCCATGCCGCCAAGTGCACTGCGAAGCCCTACCGTGTGGCGCATATCAATGGGCATTGGCCTGCTCTGCGCGCCGCAATTCGCCATTCTGATTTTCGGAACGGTGTTTCTGCACGATGCCGCGCATGTGTCGATGACGGGCATTGCCATCGCGATGGCGACCTTGCAAATCGGCGCCATGGTGATGCGTGTCTGGAGCGGCCGATGGACCGACCAGCGCGGCAATCGCATTGAATACCTGCGCGCCTGTGCTGGACTCAGCGCCGCACTGTTTGCCGTGCTTGCGATGGCCGTGACGCTTGGCCTTAGTGGAACCTCGCTCGCCGTGTGGATGGCGGTTGCAGGCATCTGCGTCTCTGCATGGCACGGCGTGGCCTATGCCGAGCTTGCCACCCGTGCAGGCGCGCCGCGCGCGGGCACAGCGCTCGGGCTTTGCAACACACTGGTTTTTTTGGCCAACTTCGCTACGCCGCAAGCAGTCGCCCAATGGCTACCCGAGCCCGGCTGGAGCGCTGTCTGGTGGATGTGTGCAGCCACCGCGCTGATCGCTTTGCCGCTGATTGCGGCGAAGAAGTGA
- a CDS encoding multidrug effflux MFS transporter, whose amino-acid sequence MSEQPSGAGNVVSAISPKRAPLWLLVMITLSGTLAMHMFVPALPDAARGLHTNSAAVQATIGIYILGLAFGQLFYGPLSDALGRRPLLMVGLSLYLGAGIVAALAPNVETLVLARLFQALGGCAGLALGRAMVRDTTSADEAVRALALLNLIMMVGPGLAPIIGSTMVELGGWRMVFVFLSLLGAATLVLTWKRVPETGSPTGVVSVTALARDYTSLLKSPKYLGYAFGGACATTSIYAFIAAAPFVITEQLHHPVRDVGISLGIIMIGMGIGNAVTRRMVLNVPVERLLVFGNGLSIASAAIFLMLELLGWLNLPAIVVLMLLFATGSGTASPAALSKTLMVDAHHVGSAAGLYGFSQMALGALFTLMVGWGDNPALSAAIVLIGAAAAGQAGVQFAIHRERMEALHQSAGDGL is encoded by the coding sequence ATGAGCGAACAACCGTCCGGCGCAGGCAACGTCGTTTCCGCCATCTCGCCCAAACGCGCGCCGCTCTGGCTGCTGGTGATGATCACGCTGAGCGGCACGCTCGCCATGCACATGTTCGTACCTGCGTTGCCCGATGCGGCGCGTGGGCTGCACACCAACAGCGCCGCCGTTCAGGCCACCATTGGCATCTACATTCTGGGCTTGGCATTTGGCCAACTGTTCTACGGGCCACTGTCGGATGCGCTTGGCCGCCGCCCCTTGCTCATGGTCGGGCTGTCGCTGTATCTCGGTGCTGGCATCGTCGCGGCGCTTGCGCCGAATGTGGAGACCTTGGTGCTCGCGCGGCTCTTTCAGGCACTGGGCGGTTGCGCGGGGCTGGCGCTTGGCCGTGCGATGGTGCGTGACACGACGAGTGCCGACGAGGCCGTGCGTGCCCTTGCGTTGCTCAATCTCATCATGATGGTGGGGCCGGGCCTTGCGCCCATCATCGGCTCCACGATGGTGGAGTTGGGCGGCTGGCGCATGGTGTTCGTGTTCTTATCGCTGCTTGGCGCGGCCACGCTGGTGCTGACATGGAAGAGAGTGCCGGAGACGGGCAGCCCGACCGGCGTGGTCAGCGTCACCGCGCTGGCGCGGGACTACACCTCGTTGCTCAAGTCCCCCAAGTACCTGGGCTATGCATTCGGCGGCGCCTGCGCGACGACATCGATCTACGCCTTCATCGCGGCAGCGCCTTTCGTGATTACCGAGCAGTTGCACCATCCCGTGCGCGACGTCGGCATCTCGCTCGGCATCATCATGATTGGCATGGGCATCGGCAATGCGGTCACCCGCCGCATGGTGCTCAACGTGCCGGTTGAGCGCTTGCTCGTCTTCGGCAACGGCCTGAGCATCGCCAGCGCGGCGATCTTTTTGATGCTGGAACTGCTCGGCTGGCTCAACTTGCCTGCCATCGTCGTGCTGATGCTGCTATTCGCCACCGGTTCGGGCACAGCCAGCCCCGCAGCGCTGTCCAAGACCTTGATGGTCGATGCACACCATGTCGGCTCAGCCGCCGGACTTTATGGCTTCTCGCAGATGGCGCTTGGCGCGCTGTTCACGCTGATGGTGGGTTGGGGAGACAACCCTGCGCTGTCTGCTGCGATCGTGCTGATCGGCGCCGCTGCTGCTGGGCAGGCAGGTGTGCAGTTTGCGATTCACCGGGAACGCATGGAAGCGCTCCATCAGTCGGCGGGCGACGGCCTTTGA